CAAAAGATCGGTCATATCCGTTTGCAAAATCCCACAAATATTCTCCCCATTTTCCCATAGAGGATTTTAAAAAATTACGATCAGAATTGGCTATGTCGCCTATTGTTCTGATGCCCAAATTTTCTAATTTGTGTTCAGTTGCTCTTCCTACATATAATAATTCTTTAGCTGGCAAATTAAATATTAATTTTTTATAATTATCACGGTTTATTTCAGTTATTGCATCAGGTTTTTTCATATCGCTGCCCAATTTGGCATAGATTTTGTTCCAACTCACTCCTATGCTTACAGTAAGACCTAATTCATCTTTTATTCTTTGTTTTATTGTTTTTGCTATAGTTAATCCATTTCCAAAAAGTTTTTTACTTGCAGTAACATCTAGCCAGCATTCATCAATACCAAAATTTTCAATATGGTCAGTATATTCTCTATAAATTTCATGTACCAGTTCAGAATATTTTAAATATTTTGGAAAATCTGCGACCACAATTTCCAAATCCGGACATTTCTGACGCGCTTCCCATATAACATCGCCTGTTTTTATTCCATATGCTTTAGCAAGATAATTTTTTGCTAAAACTATTCCATGTCTTAAACTAGGATCTCCGCAGACAGCCAATGGTTTCTTGCGTAAACTAGGATTTTGCTTACATTCAACCGAAGCATAAAAATTATTCAAATCAGAGTGCAATATTATTTTATCCATATCTTCTTCATATTAAACAAATGTTTATCAATTGTTAATATAATATATTAAGCATAAAAAGTCAATATGCCGAAGATATCCAAATTTTGGAAATAAATTGCAAAAATCTAAAAACTAAACTTCTACTTTAGCAACCGCTCCAAGATATTGTTTGTTATTATCTATTAAAGGTTTGACTTCATTATTATAAAACTCTACAACTTGCTCAGCTGCTCTGCCTGCAAATTTTTTGGGATCTAATAAGGTATCAAGAGTATCTTTTATAGAATCAAACATAGGATCGTCAGCTATACGTTTTAATAAATCATTGTCTTTGCCTTTTTGCTTAACTTCCATTGCGCTTAATTGAGAATGCTGTCTGATTCTTTCATGAAGTTCCTGTCGGTCTCCCCCTTTTGACACGCATTCCATCAATATCTCTTCAGTTGCCATAAAAGGTAATTCTGAATCAAGATGTTTTTTTATGACATTTTCATAAACTACCATATTTTCTGCAATATTGAGATAGAGATTCAAAATGCCGTCTAATGCCAAAAATGCCTGAGGAATGACTATTCGTTTATTGGCCGAATCATCCAAAGTACGTTCAAACCATTGAGTTGATGTGGTGATTGAAGCATTTATAGGCAAACTTATTACAAATCTAGACAAAGCACATATTCTCTCGCTTCTCATTGGATTGCGTTTGTAAGCCATTGCAGAACTTCCCACTTGACCTTTTTCAAAAGGTTCTTCTACTTCTTTTAAATGCTGTAAAAGCCTTAAGTCGTTAGCAAATTTATATGCACTTTGCGCAATCATACTCAAAACAGAAAGTACAGAATAATCAAATTTTCTAGTATAAGTTTGACCAGTTACTCCGTAAGCCGATTTGTAACCCAATTTTCGCAAAACAAGCTTTTCTAATTTGATTACTTTTTCTGAATCACCATTAAAAAGACTCAAAAAGCTGGCTTGAGTACCTGTAGTTCCTTTTACGCCTCTGAGTTTAATATTATCTATTAAAAAATCTAGGTTGTTACAATCGAGTATCAAATCCTGAAGCCATAGAGTAGCTCTTTTACCTACCGTAGTGGGCTGTGCAGCTTGGAAATGAGTAAAGCCCAAGGTAACAAGGTCTTTATATTTCAGGGCAAATTTTGATAGCTTGTCTATTAGAGTAATAAGTTTTTTCTTAATAATTTCAAGCGCTCTATGTATCATAATAATTTCAGCATTATCTGTTACATAGCAGCTTGTTGCTCCAAGATGTATTATGGGTTTTGCGCTTTTTGCTTGTTCGCCGTAAGCATAAATTTGAGCCATAACATCGTGACGAACGATTTTTTCGCGCTCTTGAGCCGTTTCCCAATTTATATCAAATTCATATTTTTTTAATTCTGCAATTTGCTCATCAGTTATATTAAGTCCTAGCTCTTTTTCACTTTCAGCCAGAGCAATCCATAATTTGCGCCATAATTGTATTTTGGTTTTATCCGAAAAGACTTCAGACATTTCAACGCTTGCATATCTTGTAATCAAAGGAT
This genomic stretch from Clostridia bacterium harbors:
- the purB gene encoding adenylosuccinate lyase → MEHNLYENPLITRYASVEMSEVFSDKTKIQLWRKLWIALAESEKELGLNITDEQIAELKKYEFDINWETAQEREKIVRHDVMAQIYAYGEQAKSAKPIIHLGATSCYVTDNAEIIMIHRALEIIKKKLITLIDKLSKFALKYKDLVTLGFTHFQAAQPTTVGKRATLWLQDLILDCNNLDFLIDNIKLRGVKGTTGTQASFLSLFNGDSEKVIKLEKLVLRKLGYKSAYGVTGQTYTRKFDYSVLSVLSMIAQSAYKFANDLRLLQHLKEVEEPFEKGQVGSSAMAYKRNPMRSERICALSRFVISLPINASITTSTQWFERTLDDSANKRIVIPQAFLALDGILNLYLNIAENMVVYENVIKKHLDSELPFMATEEILMECVSKGGDRQELHERIRQHSQLSAMEVKQKGKDNDLLKRIADDPMFDSIKDTLDTLLDPKKFAGRAAEQVVEFYNNEVKPLIDNNKQYLGAVAKVEV
- the dinB gene encoding DNA polymerase IV, coding for MDKIILHSDLNNFYASVECKQNPSLRKKPLAVCGDPSLRHGIVLAKNYLAKAYGIKTGDVIWEARQKCPDLEIVVADFPKYLKYSELVHEIYREYTDHIENFGIDECWLDVTASKKLFGNGLTIAKTIKQRIKDELGLTVSIGVSWNKIYAKLGSDMKKPDAITEINRDNYKKLIFNLPAKELLYVGRATEHKLENLGIRTIGDIANSDRNFLKSSMGKWGEYLWDFANGYDRSFVCVEGDDPLVKSVGNSTTTIRDLKTEADIKMVIIVLAESIAARLREQGLKGKVISLCLQNTNMVSWSKQTKIKEPTSISKTIIDTAMNLFKFYNFNMPVRNVGLKVSELTYSQEIHQISFFKEENMSDKVQKLETTIDKIRHRFGYSSISRAFVIQDRILTGLNPKEENVIHPYSYF